One window of Nicotiana tomentosiformis chromosome 11, ASM39032v3, whole genome shotgun sequence genomic DNA carries:
- the LOC138901368 gene encoding uncharacterized protein produces the protein MPPTWAQFLEIFLKGFVPQTLWDAWRTEFEQLRQGTMTVSEYAIKFSELARHAPIIVCTVRKRVRRFIEGLDNNFKICMARELQTDISFQQVVEIARMLERVRSEEREAKEAKRSQNFGGFSGFYSASMTHHGRGSGNRSAQSAIQNTHSVPVNTLVYHWNEVLTVVISVIQHRLSTSSRGLR, from the coding sequence ATGCCACCAACCTGGGCTCAATTTTTGGAGATATTTTTGAAAGGGTTTGTCCCCCAAACTCTCTGGGacgcgtggcgcacagagtttgaacagttgcgtcagggcaccatgacagtgtcagaatatgctatcaagttcagtgagttagcccgccaTGCACCTATCATAGTTTGTACAGTTAGAAAGCGAGTACGCAGATTCATTGAAGGACTcgataataattttaaaatatgtatggctcgagagttgcagactgacatttcatttcagcaagtagtagagattgctaggatgttagaacgtgttcgaagtgaggaaagGGAGGCTaaagaggccaaaaggtctcagaactttggaggatttagtggattctactctgcatctatgactcatcatggcagAGGCTCGGGCAATCGGTCAGCCCAATCTGCAATTCAAAATACTCATAGTGTTCCAGTTAATACTTTAGTGTACCATTGGAATgaggttcttacagtggttatttcagttatccagcacagactcagtacgagcagccgcggcCTCAgatag